One Anolis carolinensis isolate JA03-04 chromosome 4, rAnoCar3.1.pri, whole genome shotgun sequence DNA window includes the following coding sequences:
- the LOC107982827 gene encoding bifunctional protein GlmU: MQAGPAALSVYALRLGPGEDILSTLVKFVKDRKLKSPFVMTCVGSISKATLRLANAIASNTNKIVHLNERFEIVSLVGTLNEAPHLHICLSDKDGKTIGGHVVSDLIVFTTAEIVVGECDGLWFSREMDGSTGFPELVISSCSKTA; this comes from the exons ATGCAG GCTGGACCGGCGGCTCTCTCTGTTTATGCTCTGCGCTTGGGACCAGGAGAAGACATCCTTTCTACCTTGGTCAAATTTGTGAAAGACAGGAAGCTAAAATCTCCCTTTGTAATGACTTGCGTGGGGAGCATCAGCAAAGCAACGCTGAGACTAGCAAATGCCATAGCTTCCAATACTAATAAG atTGTTCACCTAAATGAGCGTTTTGAAATTGTTTCCTTGGTTGGAACTCTGAATGAAGCTCCTCACCTACATATCTGCCTGTCTGACAAGGATGGCAAGACTATTGGGGGGCATGTTGTGAGTGACTTGATAGTATTCACCACAGCTGAGATAGTGGTTGGGGAATGTGATGGCCTGTGGTTCAGCCGGGAGATGGATGGCAGCACTGGTTTCCCAGAACTTGTGATTAGTTCTTGCTCTAAAACAGCTTAG